The DNA window CTGGCCAACTACATGCGCAACCGCTACCCGCATGAGTTCTCCGGCGGCCAGCGCCAGCGCGTGGGCATCGCGCGCGCCCTGGCGGTGAACCCGAAGCTCATCGTGTGCGACGAGCCGGTGAGCGCGCTCGACGTGTCCATCCAGGCGCAGGTGCTGAACCTGCTCGACGAGCTCAAAGAGCAGTTCGGGCTCACGTACCTGTTCATCGCGCACGGCCTGAACGTGGTGAAGCACGTGTCCGACCGCGTGGGCGTCATGTATCTGGGCAAGATGATGGAGATCGCGCCGAAGAAGTCGCTCTACGCCGATCCGCTGTCGCCCTACACGCAGGCGCTGCTCTCGGCCATCCCGTCGGTCGACCCGGCCACGAAGCGCGAGCGCATCATCCTGGAAGGCGACGTGCCCTCGCCCATCGACCCGCCGGCAGGCTGCCGCTTCGCCGGCCGCTGCTTCGCGAAAGTCGAGGGCTGCGACGAGGTGATGCCCCCGCTCGTGGAGGTGAAGCCCGACCACTGCGTGGCCTGCCACCGCTACGACGAAGGCGGCCCC is part of the Arabiibacter massiliensis genome and encodes:
- a CDS encoding oligopeptide/dipeptide ABC transporter ATP-binding protein is translated as MSENIAAGASAQADAPEQDILLDVQHLTKRFAAETNFFGRATSYVQAVDDVSFQIRRGEAFGLVGESGCGKTTVGKMLVNLLRPTSGTIVFDGHDLTAMKQAERKRYCKDIQLIFQDPYASLNPRMRVGDIIAEPIITNNILPKDQVEDRVNDLLECVGLANYMRNRYPHEFSGGQRQRVGIARALAVNPKLIVCDEPVSALDVSIQAQVLNLLDELKEQFGLTYLFIAHGLNVVKHVSDRVGVMYLGKMMEIAPKKSLYADPLSPYTQALLSAIPSVDPATKRERIILEGDVPSPIDPPAGCRFAGRCFAKVEGCDEVMPPLVEVKPDHCVACHRYDEGGPGTAKI